A window of the Gossypium hirsutum isolate 1008001.06 chromosome A05, Gossypium_hirsutum_v2.1, whole genome shotgun sequence genome harbors these coding sequences:
- the LOC107896301 gene encoding LOW QUALITY PROTEIN: potassium transporter 4 (The sequence of the model RefSeq protein was modified relative to this genomic sequence to represent the inferred CDS: inserted 1 base in 1 codon) encodes MGPESGVSIPSPPRNPSSLSWVNLSRNLILAYQSLGVVYGDLSTSPLYVYSSTFIGNLQDHQNEDAIFGAFSLIFWTLTLIPLLKYVFIMLGADDSGEGGTFALYSLLCRHAKFSLLPNQQAADEELSAYKYGPSMQVATGSPLKRFLEKHKALRTALLVVVLFGASMVIGDGVLTPAISVLSSVSGLQVTEKKLASGEIVVLACVILVGLFALQHFGTRRVAFMFAPIVIIWLVSIFSIGLYNIIFWNPKIVRAISPYYIIKFFRETGKDGWFSLGGILLSVTGTEAMFADLGHFTALSIRLAFAFLVYPCLVVQYMGQAAFLSRNPQKVLNSFYDSIPGPVFWPIFVIATLATIVGSQAIITATFSLIKQCHALGCFPRVKVVHTSKHILGQIYIPEINWILMILTLAITIGFRSTTLIGNAYGLACITVMFITTFLMALVVTFVWQKSVLLAAMFLVFFWFSEGVYLSAALMKVPQGGWVPLVLSVIFMLVMYIWHYGTRKKYNFDLHNKVSLKWLLGLGPSLGIVRVPGIGLIYSELATGVPAIFSHFVTNLPAFHKVLVFVCVKSVPVPYVSPEERFLIGRVCPRPYRMYRCIVRYGYKDIQRDDGDFEDQLIQSISEFIQMEAGDAQFCSSESSSYDGRLAVISSRTIQSSSSLIVTEREDCDGIESIQSSKSLMLQSLRSAYPDDENPGVRRRHVRFEVAASPGMDTGVREELMDLIEAKEAGVAYIMGHSYVKARRSSSYLKKLVIDMGYSFLRKNXQGPSVALNIPHINLIEVGMIYYV; translated from the exons ATGGGGCCGGAATCAGGAGTTTCGATTCCTTCTCCTCCGCGAAATCCTTCCTCG CTTTCATGGGTCAATCTCTCCAGGAACCTAATATTAGCATACCAGAGCCTCGGGGTGGTGTATGGAGACCTGAGCACTTCACCTCTTTATGTTTACTCAAGCACGTTCATAGGGAACTTGCAGGATCATCAGAATGAAGATGCAATATTTGGAgcattttccttgattttttggACCCTTACATTGATACCCCTTCTTAAATATGTGTTTATCATGCTGGGTGCAGATGATAGCGGTGAAG GTGGCACTTTTGCTCTTTACTCGCTGCTTTGTAGGCATGCAAAATTTAGCTTGCTTCCCAATCAGCAAGCAGCTGATGAAGAACTCTCCGCCTACAAATATGGGCCCTCGATGCAGGTGGCCACTGGTTCTCCATTGAAGCGATTTTTGGAGAAGCATAAAGCGTTAAGGACAGCCCTTCTTGTTGTGGTACTCTTTGGTGCTTCTATGGTCATAGGTGATGGTGTGCTCACTCCGGCAATATCAG TTCTGTCATCCGTTTCTGGACTTCAAGTTACTGAAAAGAAATTAGCTAGTG GTGAAATTGTCGTGCTTGCTTGTGTCATATTGGTGGGCCTATTTGCCCTGCAGCATTTTGGAACACGCAGGGTAGCTTTTATGTTTGCACCAATTGTGATCATCTGGCTGGTATCAATTTTTTCCATTGGCTTGTACAACATAATATTTTGGAACCCAAAGATTGTTCGCGCTATTTCCCCATATTATATTATCAAGTTCTTTAGAGAGACCGGTAAAGATGGCTGGTTTTCGCTAGGAGGGATCCTTCTTTCAGTAACTG GCACCGAAGCTATGTTTGCAGACCTTGGTCATTTCACTGCCTTATCAATTAGG CTTGCATTTGCATTCTTAGTATACCCATGTCTGGTTGTCCAATACATGGGTCAGGCTGCGTTCTTGTCAAGAAACCCACAAAAAGTTCTTAACAGTTTTTATGACTCAATTCCTG GTCCGGTTTTTTGGCCTATCTTTGTGATTGCCACCCTTGCAACTATTGTTGGGAGTCAGGCTATTATAACTGccactttttctttaattaaacaatgccatGCCCTTGGATGCTTCCCTCGAGTCAAAGTAGTTCACACCTCAAAACATATACTTGGACAGATCTACATCCCAGAAATAAACTGGATACTCATGATACTTACTCTTGCAATAACTATTGGATTTCGAAGTACTACTTTAATTGGAAATGCTTATG GACTTGCATGCATTACGGTGATGTTTATTACAACGTTTCTCATGGCTCTTGTGGTAACCTTTGTTTGGCAGAAAAGTGTTTTACTTGCTGCTATGTTCCTTGTGTTCTTCTGGTTTAGTGAAGGGGTCTACTTATCAGCAGCACTCATGAAAGTGCCTCAAGGAGGATGGGTGCCTCTTGTGCTGTCTGTCATCTTTATGTTGGTTATGTACATATGGCACTATGGGACTCGCAAGAAGTACAACTTTGACCTGCACAACAAAGTATCACTGAAATGGTTGCTTGGCTTGGGTCCTAGCCTCGGTATTGTGCGTGTGCCTGGGATAGGCCTCATTTACTCTGAACTGGCAACAGGAGTCCCTGCAATATTTTCCCACTTTGTCACAAACCTGCCAGCGTTCCATAAGGTGCTGGTTTTTGTTTGTGTGAAATCAGTTCCAGTCCCATATGTTTCACCAGAAGAACGCTTTCTTATTGGTCGGGTATGCCCCAGGCCATATCGTATGTATAGGTGCATTGTCAGGTATGGGTACAAAGATATCCAGCGAGATGATGGGGATTTTGAGGACCAGCTTATACAAAGCATATCAGAGTTCATCCAGATGGAAGCTGGAGATGCACAATTTTGTAGTTCTGAGAGTTCATCATATGATGGGAGGCTAGCTGTTATAAGTAGCAGGACCATCCAATCAAGCTCGAGTTTAATAGTTACTGAGAGAGAGGATTGTGATGGTATCGAATCCATACAGAGCAGCAAATCCCTAATGTTACAGAGCTTGCGAAGTGCTTATCCCGATGATGAGAATCCAGGAGTGAGGAGGAGGCATGTGAGGTTCGAAGTAGCAGCAAGTCCAGGTATGGATACAGGTGTTAGGGAAGAGCTGATGGATTTGATAGAGGCAAAGGAAGCAGGGGTTGCATATATAATGGGACATTCATATGTAAAGGCCAGGAGAAGTTCATCATATTTGAAAAAGCTAGTAATAGACATGGGGTATTCATTTCTTAGAAAGA TGCAGGGGCCTTCAGTTGCACTAAACATTCCTCACATCAATCTCATTGAAGTTGGAATGATATATTATGTCTAG